A window of Oncorhynchus nerka isolate Pitt River linkage group LG4, Oner_Uvic_2.0, whole genome shotgun sequence contains these coding sequences:
- the LOC115128239 gene encoding serine/arginine repetitive matrix protein 2 isoform X1 — translation MSVSSLPEWKQLLLERKRREEEEREKREKEEEDKLASMPAWKRGIIQRRRMKQESFGDKEREGPLHVKEGRSPSDPASDLDSSTLVQLGSEPPLSPDITGPWLDEEAKPQSLVLKETIIPVGQNSFIRTHGGWRRGREAERAGEMGHEKGNEQEIEVGRERQKEKERGHVKGHDGESGKGRDIEIQIERYRDRSGGRERDRSGGRERDRSRGRERDRSAGRETSRDTVRDRERDCPRGRKEEEREEGDSNSPTAKYSYPLVPGLRTIRADNIIIIEQDRKGSDERRGRRRESEREREVMEEEQENRDVKMDLQEFLAGGGSVTEIRASEILIIKPLAGNEDSRSGGLKGTGREGDGERGRDAKCNKDGGKDCERQLEREVAWLMMKDKERENLREKDRPRTQVASSEKEDRRYGDTDDSIHNERGVRVSELLSKFGEHTKKFREHPKPPSRSKSSECFIRPGRGREPFCLDDGDRRGEEEHAGFRGVPKRSFSFSDRVICTKENGMQDEGNHDRKVVERTCSDRRVAAKGDVVEGEWSERGGKQGCWTWLSDKVPVGKHREGCIKADRTVGGQHERRPALESNAGKEIDRWVERVTGVELDFSNKGTEGLTENMYGEVGFTMASVRNTEASFARRVPIRQDGRERAVEKEVEQMREESERGLDKARSKGREGVGGREAEPQVRERRESDFRRGSEVRDMKRVSEVRDCTISVETTQQNCVITLSIDRASPPQSVDSHYNHVSAFTECSSTLLSTVAHKGTDWHSSQGAPGHHSTQSPLSQHTEDLINKIERVGGTVNERDNHKGTQTLMQDGKGVMREDTETERGSKAYREPGEVSKDTIHSPGAHVHSHVYPKKSVHEVTPKCPKSPKCFASVGTPPMPLEIHIPRTVFYGVGEASFQSEYDQSCEGEGGKGVDSWRIGKPLSHIESLREKIQQREKERLRNTEGVATTGDDGDATEGTEKAGTRRTRKASSSDWCEEGEMGNEIERERQRQEGSPPQTTSTQFDVTQEVSVSKAVSQLPVPLSFSQAVKGEKETRGISIAACEVALFSSHTTERGEDPTKHVLAELRCDRGRQRKQNTGGRGEEGEDKLSEEEYRLHYLPPSHSPAPLDSLSPSLLHPPSLAEMSRIYNLKTVGSRAAVCMSDRTVDRPIPSHTPKVQSDISAEQQEPCSPERSVGRLTQKQLWGGGGAPGNKASSSDEKSGLQTVQRQVEQLQLREQQEVQRLSHDDNAAQSSFGQNINLKDKESKAQQSPRISHNQPNKEPQQKHLRQKDQQTILNPRKSHSNLQLHSERPPQPKQAQSNQPKQARSITINSRSVLTPSPENSLHPDQGVPTTPSASPSQSPSVSPSPSPSPAHFTIRSLSGGQQVKRGTTITIIPRKPVGGAAVEAVSVSSRPLANTSAQSQMPVLTDEGERGKKRYPTAEEIEVIGGYQNLDKSCLVKTSKASPKGVKVCFDETQLEQVCEYPSETSMFDSTHSPLLGQVKGREEEVKEEDEEERGVLVSRSSRNVGAAVGLRVLRVAVAQVRALPIISVMR, via the exons ATGTCTGTCTCCTCTTTACCGGAATGGAAACAACTCCTGCTGGAgcgaaagaggagggaggaggaggagcgagagaagagagaaaaagaggaggaggacaaaCTCGCCAGCATGCCTGCCTGGAAGCGAGGGATCATCCAGAGGAGGAGAATGAAACAGGAGAGTTTCGGGGACAAGGAGAGGGAGGGCCCCCTCCATGTCAAGGAGGGCAGGTCCCCCTCTGACCCTGCGAGTGACCTGGACAGCTCTACACTAGTGCAGCTGGGAAGTGAACCACCACTCAGCCCAGACATCACAGGGCCTTGGCTGGATGAAGAGGCTAAACCGCAGAGTCTGGTGTTAAAGGAGACCATCATCCCTGTCGGACAAAACTCATTCATTCGCACACATGGCggatggaggaggggaagagaagcagagagggctGGGGAGATGGGCCACGAGAAAGGGAATGAGCAGGAAAtagaagtagggagagagaggcaaaaggagaaagaaagaggccaCGTCAAAGGTCATGATGGAGAGTCTGGGAAGGGAAGAGATATAGAAATACAAATAGAGCGATACAGGGACAGGAGTGGgggcagagaaagggacaggagtgggggcagagaaagggacaggagtagaggcagagaaagggacaggagtGCCGGGAGAGAGACGAGCCGGGATACTgtgagagacagggaaagggatTGCccgagagggagaaaagaggaggagagggaggagggagactcaAATTCTCCAACCGCCAAGTACTCCTATCCACTAGTCCCAGGCCTTCGTACCATCAGAGCAGACAACATCATCATTATTGAACAGGACAGAAAGGGAAGTGATGaaaggaggggtagaaggagagagtcagagagggagagggaggtgatggaAGAGGAGCAGGAAAATAGAGATGTAAAGATGGACCTCCAGGAGTTTCTGGCTGGTGGAGGGAGTGTCACAGAGATCCGGGCATCAGAAATATTGATCATTAAACCCTTAGCTGGCAATGAGGACTCAAGAAGTGGAGGTCTCAAAGGGACAGGCAGGGAAGGAGacggagaaagaggtagagatgCAAAGTGCAATAAAGATGGAGGGAAAGACTGTGAGaggcagctggagagagaggtggcaTGGCTGATGAtgaaagataaagagagggaaAACTTGAGGGAGAAAGACCGACCACGGACACAAGTAGCTTCTTCAGAAAAAGAGGATCGGAGATATGGTGACACAGATGACAGTATCCACAACGAGAGAGGAGTTAGGGTGAGTGAGCTGCTGAGTAAATTTGGGGAGCACACAAAGAAATTCAGAGAACATCCAAAACCCCCATCCCGGTCTAAAAGCTCAGAGTGTTTCATCCGGCCTGGCAGGGGCAGAGAACCGTTTTGTCTGGAtgatggagacaggagaggggaggaggaacatGCAGGATTCAGGGGTGTGCCCAAGCGGTCATTCAGCTTCTCTGACCGCGTGATATGCACAAAGGAGAATGGCATGCAGGACGAGGGGAACCACGATAGGAAGGTTGTGGAGAGGACATGTTCAGACAGGAGGGTGGCAGCAAAGGGAGATGTAGTGGAGGGGGAATGGTCAGAGAGGGGAGGCAAGCAGGGGTGCTGGACCTGGCTTTCAGATAAAGTGCCTGTGGGGAAGCATAGAGAGGGATGCATAAAAGCAGACAGGACGGTAGGGGGACAGCACGAGAGACGGCCTGCTTTGGAAAGTAACGCCGGAAAAGAGATTGACCGTTGGGTCGAGAGAGTAACAGGAGTGGAGTTAGATTTTAGCAACAAGGGGACAGAGGGACTCACAGAGAATATGTATGGGGAGGTAGGGTTTACAATGGCCTCAGTTAGAAACACAGAGGCCTCGTTTGCCCGAAGAGTGCCCATCAGACAGGATGGTCGAGAGAGAGCAGTGGAAAAAGAGGTAGAGCAAAtgagagaagaaagcgagagagggtTGGACAAGGCGAGGagcaaagggagagagggggtgggtggaaGAGAGGCGGAACCTCAAGTGCGGGAGAGAAGGGAGTCAGACTTTAGGAGAGGATCAGAGGTAAGGGACATGAAGAGGGTATCAGAGGTAAGGGACTGCACAATTTCAGTTGAAACAACTCAGCAAAACTGTGTGATCACCCTCTCCATAGACAGAGCcagtcctcctcagtctgtcGATAGTCATTACAACCACGTGTCAGCGTTTACAGAGTGCTCATCAACCTTGCTCAGTACTGTGGCACATAAAGGAACAGATTGGCATAGTAGTCAAGGAGCACCGGGACACCATTCAACCCAGTCACCACTGTCACAGCACACAGAGGATCTTATCAACAAGATAGAGAGAGTTGGGGGGACAGTGAATGAACGTGACAATCACAAAGGGACCCAAACATTGATGCAGGATGGCAAAGGCGTGATGAGGGAGGacacagagactgagagagggagcAAAGCTTATAGGGAGCCAGGTGAGGTAAGCAAGGACACTATACATTCACCTGGCGCACACGTGCACAGTCATGTTTACCCCAAAAAGTCAGTTCATGAAGTGACCCCTAAGTGTCCTAAGTCTCCAAAGTGCTTTGCCTCAGTTGGAACCCCTCCAATGCCACTTGAGATACACATACCAAGGACCGTGTTCTATGGTGTGGGGGAGGCAAGCTTCCAAAGCGAATACGACCAGAGctgtgaaggagagggaggaaaaggtGTGGACAGTTGGAGGATCGGCAAGCCCTTGTCTCACATCGAATCCTTGCGAGAGAAAatccaacagagagagaaggagaggctgaGGAACACGGAGGGAGTGGCAACGACGGGGGACGATGGAGATGCGACTGAGGGAACAGAAAAGGCTGGGACTAGAAGGACtagaaaagcttcaagttcagACTGGtgtgaggaaggagagatggggaacgaaatagagcgagagagacagagacaggaaggcTCCCCACCGCAGACAACATCCACTCAGTTTGACGTCACACAGGAAGTGAGCGTGTCAAAAGCCGTCTCCcagcttcctgttcctctctcgtTCTCGCAAGCTGTCAAAGGAGAGAAAGAAACCAGAGGGATCTCCATCGCAGCCTGTGAAGTAGCCTTGTTCAGCTCTCACACAACTGAGAGAGGGGAAGATCCAACCAAACATGTACTAGCAGAGTTACGGTGCGACAGGGGTCGGCAGAGGAAACAGAACACCGGAggcagaggagaagaaggagaggataAACTCTCGGAGGAAGAGTACAGGCTGCATTATCTGCCTCCTTCACACTCTCCCGCGCCCTtagactctctctccccctctctgcttcaccctccctctcttgctGAAATGAGCCGGATCTATAACTTGAAAACGGTGGGGTCCAGGGCGGCGGTGTGCATGAGTGACAGGACCGTGGATAGGCCTATCCCATCACACACTCCTAAGGTACAGTCCGACATATCCGCAGAACAGCAGGAGCCATGCAGTCCAGAGAGATCAGTTGGGAGGCTGACACAGAAGCAgctgtggggtggtggtggggctcCTGGGAATAAAGCCTCTTCCAGCGATGAGAAGTCCGGACTTCAGACTGTACAGCGTCAGGTGGAACAGCTTCAGTTGCGAGAACAACAGGAAGTACAGAGACTATCACATGACGACAACGCAGCACAGTCGTCTTTTGGACAAAATATTAATTTGAAAGATAAAGAGTCTAAAGCTCAGCAAAGCCCTAGGATATCACACAACCAGCCTAATAAGGAACCTCAGCAGAAGCATCTGAGGCAAAAGGACCAGCAAACAATCCTAAATCCCAGAAAATCTCACTCCAATCTGCAACTGCACTCTGAAAGGCCTCCTCAACCCAAGCAGGCCCAGTCCAACCAACCCAAACAGGCCCGATCCATTACCATCAACTCCAGATCTGTCCTGACCCCCTCTCCTGAGAACTCATTACACCCAGACCAGGGAGTACCAACCACCCCATCAGCTTCCCCATCCCagtccccctccgtctctccctccccttccccttctccGGCCCATTTCACCATCAGAAGCCTCTCTGGAGGCCAGCAGGTCAAGAGGggcaccaccatcaccatcatccccaGGAAGCCTGTTGGAGGGGCAGCCGTGGAAGCTGTTTCAGTATCCTCTAGACCCCTGGCCAATACGTCTGCCCAGTCCCAGATGCCTGTCCTAAccgatgaaggagagagaggcaagaAGAGGTACCCCACTGCGGAGGAGATCGAAGTGATCGGCGGGTATCAGAACCTGGACAAGTCCTGCCTAGTTAAGACTTCCAAAGCATCTCCCAAAGGG GTGAAGGTGTGCTTCGACGAGACCCAGCTGGAGCAGGTGTGTGAGTACCCATCAGAGACCTCCATGTTTGACTCCACCCACTCCCCCTTACTTGGTCAggtgaaagggagggaggaggaggtgaaggaggaagacgaggaggagagaggagtgctTGTGTCCAGGAGCAGCAGGAATGTGGGGGCAGCGGTTGGCCTGAGAGTGCTGAGAGTGG